One Triticum dicoccoides isolate Atlit2015 ecotype Zavitan chromosome 5B, WEW_v2.0, whole genome shotgun sequence genomic window carries:
- the LOC119307882 gene encoding uncharacterized protein LOC119307882 isoform X1, protein MKVQSLLFLQHSHPAKVERKRCRVTVGSCMMLRESAATTAQPSSRDPCLPPPPTLSLSRAVPMMGTSTVARAEFPVQAAAGAATSIAGGSAGIGLRRALRRWLLAAVVDLMLVQIHREVALGRPAAHRRVGEGRLEVILDRRSGGCVRLHSAASHGSHQLRSWVVPLSVKIMSTSVMANDDGIALMPFSCPDIVVVVCVTSLGLLRENSRVGSLRSVDVDVFDVVFPPWGIVLERVLAEVAKRWSYLGSTASTTASFSPWRNGVLAIDKRSVVELSCIMVASTTVGPSKVNMLIPSKDGTKEDGGDSGFRVCACYVC, encoded by the exons ATGAAGGTGCAATCTTTGCTTTTCCTTCAACATTCTCACCCAGCAAAAGTTGAGAGGAAGAGATGCCGCGTCACAGTTGGTTCCTGTATGATGTTGCGGGAATCTGCTGCAA CTACAGCACAACCCTCCTCCCGCGAcccttgcctgccgccgccacccaCCCTCTCCCTCTCGCGCGCGGTGCCTATGATGGGAACGAGCACGGTGGCCAGGGCGGAGTTCCCTGTTCAGGCGGCGGCAGGGGCGGCCACCTCCATAGCCGGAGGGTCAGCTGGGATCGGTCTCCGGCGTGCTCTCAGGCGATGGTTGCTGGCGGCGGTCGTGGATCTGATGCTCGTTCAGATCCATCGCGAAGTGGCCCTTGGCCGGCCGGCAGCACATAGAAGGGTCGGTGAGGGGCGGCTGGAGGTCATCCTCGACCGGCGTTCCGGCGGCTGCGTGCGTCTTCACAGCGCGGCTTCGCATGGATCCCATCAACTACGGAGTTGGGTGGTACCATTGTCGGTGAAAATCATGTCGACTTCGGTCATGGCGAACGATGACGGCATCGCTTTGATGCCGTTTTCTTGTCCAGACATCGTTGTTGTAGTCTGTGTTACCTCACTCGGGCTGCTACGGGAAAACTCTAGAGTTGGTTCTCTCCGATCAGTTGATGTCGACGTCTTTGATGTTGTTTTCCCTCCTTGGGGCATCGTTTTAGAGCGGGTGCTGGCTGAAGTGGCCAAGAGGTGGAGCTATCTTGGATCTACTGCTTCGACGACAGCAAGTTTTAGCCCGTGGCGCAATGGAGTCTTGGCGATAGATAAGCGCAGTGTGGTGGAGCTGTCATGCATCATGGTGGCGTCGACTACAGTTGGGCCCAGCAAGGTCAATATGTTGATCCCTTCTAAAGATGGGACGAAGGAAGATGGCGGCGACAGCGGATTTCGAGTGTGTGCATGCTATGTGTGTTGA
- the LOC119305301 gene encoding putative glutaredoxin-C14 produces MDRVMKLASERAVVVFTLSPCCMCHTVERLFRDQLGVNALVHELDQDPRGKEMERALLKMLGRGPSVPVVFIGGKLVGGTNRIMSLHLGGELVPMLKNAGALWL; encoded by the coding sequence ATGGACCGTGTAATGAAGCTAGCATCTGAGCGTGCCGTGGTGGTGTTCACCCTGAGTCCCTGTTGCATGTGCCACACAGTGGAGCGTCTGTTTCGTGACCAGCTTGGGGTGAATGCGCTGGTGCACGAGCTCGACCAGGACCCTAGGGGCAAGGAGATGGAGAGAGCTCTCCTCAAGATGCTCGGCAGGGGGCCGTCGGTGCCGGTCGTCTTCATCGGCGGGAAGCTTGTTGGTGGCACCAACAGGATCATGTCTCTACACCTCGGTGGCGAGCTAGTCCCCATGCTCAAGAATGCCGGTGCTCTCTGGCTATAG
- the LOC119307882 gene encoding uncharacterized protein LOC119307882 isoform X2 yields MKVQSLLFLQHSHPAKVERKRCRVTVGSCMMLRESAATQPSSRDPCLPPPPTLSLSRAVPMMGTSTVARAEFPVQAAAGAATSIAGGSAGIGLRRALRRWLLAAVVDLMLVQIHREVALGRPAAHRRVGEGRLEVILDRRSGGCVRLHSAASHGSHQLRSWVVPLSVKIMSTSVMANDDGIALMPFSCPDIVVVVCVTSLGLLRENSRVGSLRSVDVDVFDVVFPPWGIVLERVLAEVAKRWSYLGSTASTTASFSPWRNGVLAIDKRSVVELSCIMVASTTVGPSKVNMLIPSKDGTKEDGGDSGFRVCACYVC; encoded by the exons ATGAAGGTGCAATCTTTGCTTTTCCTTCAACATTCTCACCCAGCAAAAGTTGAGAGGAAGAGATGCCGCGTCACAGTTGGTTCCTGTATGATGTTGCGGGAATCTGCTGCAA CACAACCCTCCTCCCGCGAcccttgcctgccgccgccacccaCCCTCTCCCTCTCGCGCGCGGTGCCTATGATGGGAACGAGCACGGTGGCCAGGGCGGAGTTCCCTGTTCAGGCGGCGGCAGGGGCGGCCACCTCCATAGCCGGAGGGTCAGCTGGGATCGGTCTCCGGCGTGCTCTCAGGCGATGGTTGCTGGCGGCGGTCGTGGATCTGATGCTCGTTCAGATCCATCGCGAAGTGGCCCTTGGCCGGCCGGCAGCACATAGAAGGGTCGGTGAGGGGCGGCTGGAGGTCATCCTCGACCGGCGTTCCGGCGGCTGCGTGCGTCTTCACAGCGCGGCTTCGCATGGATCCCATCAACTACGGAGTTGGGTGGTACCATTGTCGGTGAAAATCATGTCGACTTCGGTCATGGCGAACGATGACGGCATCGCTTTGATGCCGTTTTCTTGTCCAGACATCGTTGTTGTAGTCTGTGTTACCTCACTCGGGCTGCTACGGGAAAACTCTAGAGTTGGTTCTCTCCGATCAGTTGATGTCGACGTCTTTGATGTTGTTTTCCCTCCTTGGGGCATCGTTTTAGAGCGGGTGCTGGCTGAAGTGGCCAAGAGGTGGAGCTATCTTGGATCTACTGCTTCGACGACAGCAAGTTTTAGCCCGTGGCGCAATGGAGTCTTGGCGATAGATAAGCGCAGTGTGGTGGAGCTGTCATGCATCATGGTGGCGTCGACTACAGTTGGGCCCAGCAAGGTCAATATGTTGATCCCTTCTAAAGATGGGACGAAGGAAGATGGCGGCGACAGCGGATTTCGAGTGTGTGCATGCTATGTGTGTTGA